The Bdellovibrionales bacterium sequence ACATGTCGGCAAGGCTTTCGCCGCCGACCCGCTTGCCAAAGCGCACGCCGTCATAGCGGGCTAGGTTCGATGACGCCTCGGCGGGCGCGATGATGTAATAGGTGGGCAGGGCGTATTTGGTATGAGGCAGCGAAAGCTCAACCACCTCTGCGCCCGCTTCGCGCAGCATTTGCGCGGCCTTTTCCCAAATGCCATCGATTTCGGCAGGAATGCCATCAATGCGATATTCGCGAGGGATGCCGACGCGAAGCCCCTTGATAGACTGGCCGAGCGCTTGCGTAAAATCAGGCACAGGCAAATCCACCGAGGTGGAATCTTTAGGATCATGTCCCGCCATTTCGCGCAGCATAAGCGCGGCATCAGCGACGGTGCGCGTCATGGGCCCTGCCTGATCGAGTGACGAGGCATAGGCGATAATGCCAAAGCGTGAGCAGCGGCCATAGGTCGGCTTAATGCCGACGATGCCCGTGATAGCGGCGGGCTGGCGGATCGACCCGCCTGTATCCGTCCCCGTTGCGGCCAGCGCCATGCGTCCCGCTACGGCGGCGGCACTGCCGCCCGAAGAGCCGCCCGGAACCAGCTTACGCACCGCGTTCGCGGGGTCTTCGCCCGACCAAGGGCTAATGACATTGCCATAGGCCGACGTGGTGTTGGAGGAGCCCATCGCGAACTCATCCAAGTTGGCCTTGCCCAAGGTGATGCACCCAGCGTCTGCCAGTTTTTGCGACACGGTGGATTCATAAGGGGGGACGAAGCCTTCTAAAATCTTGCTGCCCGCCGTCGTTTGCACGCCCTTGGTGCAATACAAATCTTTCATGGCAATAGGGGTGCCGTCCATGGCCCCCGCATGTCCCGCCGCGCGTCGCGCATCCGAAGCCTTGGCGGCCTCGCGTGCCTGATCAAAGGTTGTGACGATATAGGCGTTGGTGGCGGCCTGCCCCTTGACGCTGGCTTTGATATAGCGGTCGGTCAGCTCAACAGCAGAGAATTCTTTTTTCGCAAGGCCAGCCAAGGCCTGCGTCATCGAAAGATCGGTTAAATCGGTCATGGTCGTTTTTCCAAACTAACAGGTTGTTTTAACAAACGGGACTCCCGCTTTCGCGGGAGTGACGGGAAAGGGAAATTGGTTGTCCCCTTCGTCATCCCCGCGCAAGCGGGGATCCCGTTTTTATTTTTTATTCCACCACCTTAGGGACGGTAAAGAAGTCAGCGGTTTTAGAGGGCGCGTTGGCAAGGATATCTTGCGGCTTATCGCCATCGGTAACGACGTCTTGTTCACGCCAGCCGAGAGAGGCATCGTTGACGTTGGCCATCGGCTCCACGCCCTCGACGTTCACTTCGTCCAGCTGGCCAACCCAAGCAAGGATTTTGTTAAGGTCGCCCGCAACGCTTTGTTGCTGTTCGGGCGGGATTTTAAGGCACGCAAGGCGCGCGATTTTGACAACGGTGTTGATATCGACGGTCATGGCATCCCACAGGTGAAAGGTTTTTATAAACGCTTCATGCTTCAAAAGGAGAGTGCGATTGTATAGAAAAAGAAAACGGGATTCCCGCTTTCGCGGGAATGACGGTTTTTGTTTTCCGTTTCTCCCGCTCCGTCACCCCCGCAAAAGCGGGGGTCCCGTTTGTTTTCTTATCGCGCAAACCTTTCGAAATTTTTTGAGTACAGAGTCTTTGGCAAAAAGCCAAAAGCAAGCTATCATCGGCCATGGCCATCTGCAACCTTTCCGATATGCCCGCCCTGTTAAAGCCCGACCAATGCCTTTTGGGGCTGGATTACGGCAGCGTTGTCATTGGCGTCGCTATAGCGGACCCCGCCTCGCGGGTGGCCTCGCCCCTTATGGGGCTGGTAAGGCGCAAATTCACGCAAGATCGCGAGGTTTTGAGCCAAATTATTACTGAGCGCAACATCGGTGGCCTTATTCTGGGCCTGCCTAAGAATATGGATGGAACCGAAGGCCCCATGGCGCAGGCGGTTCGGACGTTCGCCTCGAACCTTATGCGCCGCGCTGCGCTGCCTCACCCCAACATGCCGATTGCCTTTTGGGACGAGCGTTTTTCCACGGCGGCGGTAACCCGCGCCATGATCGCGGATGATCGCTCACGCAAGCAACGGGACGAAACGGTTGATAAAGCCGCCGCCGCCTATATTCTGCAAGGGGCGCTGGATGCCCTGCAATCGATGAAGAAGGAGAGTGCATGAACGAACCTGCCCGTTTCTCACTTTTTTATGCCTCGCGTGATGGTCAGGCGGCGCGGGTCGCGACCTTTTTGGCGGGCCATTTAACGACGATGGGGCACGAAGCCGTCGCTTTTGATTTGGGACGCGATCAGCCGCCCGTGGCCTTATGGGACGATTCGACGGCGTGTTTTGTTATTGCGCCTATACGCTTTGGCAAGCATTTGCCGCCTGTCGATGATTTTATCAAGCGCCATAAGAAAACGTTAAACGAGCAGCCGTTGGTTTTGGTCTCGATCAATTTGACGGCGCGGAAAAAGGGCAAGGACACGCCAGAGGCCAATCCCTATTTGGGGAGGTGGGTGAAAAAGCATGGCCTCCGTCCTTTTATCGCGACGGTTTTTGCGGGCAAGCTGGATTACAAACTTTATAGCTGGTGGGAAAAGCAAGCGATCCGCTTGATTATGAAAATAACGGGCGGGCCAACAAATCTGGACGCGGCCATCGATTTTACGCCGTGGGATAAGGTTGAGTCTTTGGCCAAACGCGTTGCGCTTTTGGCTCCACCTGTTCAAGAGGAAGAAGTGGCATGACGTCCGCGCGGGTAGCCATTGTTTTTGGCGGCTCCGGCTTTTTGGGGCATACCGTTGTGCAGGCCTTGGTGGCCAAGGGCTATACGGTGCGCGTGCCAACGCGGGATTTGAATAAGGCGCAGGACCTCAAAGTTCTGGGCGCGGTGGGGCAGGTCATCCCGTTCTTGGCGTCTATAAGGTCGGACGCTTCGGTCGCGCTGGCGGTTGAGGGCTGTGACGTTGCCATCAACCTGATCGGCCCCTTGTGCGAAAAAAACAAAAAGGGAGCATCGCTTGCCCCTGTCGAGACAGCGGCGCGACTGGCGCGGCTTGCGAAGAGCGCGGGCGTGAAACATTTTGTCCACATTTCTTCGTTGGGGCAGGATCGTCGCGCCGCCTCATGCTTTGCGCAAACCAAGGTGCGGGGCGAGGAAGCCGTTCGCGCCTTTTTCCCTAGCGCCGTGATCTTTCGACCCAGCCTGATGTTCGGCCCCCGCGATCGCTTTTTTACGCGCCTTGCGTTGATGGCGCGGTATTGGCTTTTTCTTCCCCTGCTGAGTGGCGGGGTGGCGCGCTTTCAGCCCGTTTATGTCGGCGATGTGGCAGCGGCCATCATGGTCGCGCTAAGCAACCCCTCCGCGCAAGGCGGCACGTTTGATCTTGTCGGCCCGCGCACTTATTCCTTGCGTGACTTGATGCTGGTCACGGCCCGCGTGATGAATAAAAAATGTATTTTGTTTCCCGTGCCTGTTTGGCTTGCGCGGGCGGTGGTGAAGCTTCTTTCTCTACTGCCCTCGCCCCCATTAACGCGAGAGCACATTGATCTGTTGCTGACGGACAGTCTTTCGCGGGACGGCAGCGCGTTGCCCCAGTGGGGCATCACGCCCGCGCCGCTGGAAGATATTTTGCCGACTTATTTGTGCTGAAGGATTTTGTGCGTGATCCACCCCACCCTACACACCCACGTTTTGTTTTTTATGAGAGATATCAAAAAAACAGATCGTCATTCCGGCGAAGGCCGGAATCCAGCGCCGCGCGTCTGCGCGGCAAAAGACTCATGTGCGCGGCAGACGCCGCGCGACTGGATCCCGACTTTCGTCGGGATGACAGGAAGACTGAGGTTTATCTTGCCATTAAAAAATAATCAGTTGAACTGTAAGGTAATCTGCGCGTGACTTCTTCTCCCCCCTCTTCAGCCGCGGCGCGGCACTGGAAACTTGATCGACCCCTGTGGGGGCTGTCCCCCAACCGTCGTGGCGATTGGGCTTTGGGCGCTTTGGGCGACGGGGCGCTGGTTGTCGTGCCGTCCAGCGATACGGGCGCGCCGCCGCGCCTTATCGCGGGGCATCAGGGCGTGAGTCTGGAAATCGCGGCAGACGCTGACGATCATGCCTTTTTGTCGGGCGGCGATGATGGCCGCCTCCTTTTAGTCGATCCGCAAATTGATGTGCCAACGCTTTTGGCCGAGCACGCGGGCAAATGGATTGATCATGTCGCCTCATCCAGCGAGGGGCTTCGCGCCTATGCCATTGGAAAGATGCTTTATCGTTTGGATGACGCTGCGCAAGAATATGCCCCTCCTTTGACGTTGCCCAGCAGCATCGGCGGGCTGGCGTTTAGCCCCGATGGCCAGCTGCTTGCCATCAGCCATTACGGTGGCGTGAGCGTGTTGTCGTGCAAGAAGCCTTTAAAGGCCCCCACCCTTTTGCCTTGGAAAGGCTCGCACCTTTCCCTTTTGTGGAGTCCTGACGGCCAGTTTCTTTTGTCCTCGATGCAGGATGGCGCGGTGCATGGCTGGCTGTTTCAAGGCGGCGTCCCGTCGCCCGAAGAGGGGCGTGAGATGCACATGCAGGGCTATGAAACGAAAATTGCCTCGATGCGCTTTACAACGGGCGGAAAATATCTGGCGACCAGTGGCGCGGCGCAAGTTGTTTGCTGGCCGTTTGGCGGCGAGGGTCCGTGGGACAAAAGCCCCCTTATGCTGGGCGGCGCTGAAGCGCGGCTGGTGGGCCACGTCGCGCCCCATCCTGTCGATCCTGTGGTCGCGGCGGGCTATGATGACGGGATGGTGATCCTTGCGCCGCTTGATGGACGGATGGAGATTATGATCCACC is a genomic window containing:
- the gatA gene encoding Asp-tRNA(Asn)/Glu-tRNA(Gln) amidotransferase subunit GatA, coding for MTDLTDLSMTQALAGLAKKEFSAVELTDRYIKASVKGQAATNAYIVTTFDQAREAAKASDARRAAGHAGAMDGTPIAMKDLYCTKGVQTTAGSKILEGFVPPYESTVSQKLADAGCITLGKANLDEFAMGSSNTTSAYGNVISPWSGEDPANAVRKLVPGGSSGGSAAAVAGRMALAATGTDTGGSIRQPAAITGIVGIKPTYGRCSRFGIIAYASSLDQAGPMTRTVADAALMLREMAGHDPKDSTSVDLPVPDFTQALGQSIKGLRVGIPREYRIDGIPAEIDGIWEKAAQMLREAGAEVVELSLPHTKYALPTYYIIAPAEASSNLARYDGVRFGKRVGGESLADMYENTRGAGFGVEVRRRILMGTYVLSAGYYDAYYKKAQRVRRLIRQDFIDAFEKCDVILTPSAPSTAFAIGENEDDPIKMYLEDVFTVTLNLAGLPGIVVPMQLCANGLPMGLQLIGKAFDEMTLFKAASALESAAGFAAKPPFVG
- the gatC gene encoding Asp-tRNA(Asn)/Glu-tRNA(Gln) amidotransferase subunit GatC, coding for MTVDINTVVKIARLACLKIPPEQQQSVAGDLNKILAWVGQLDEVNVEGVEPMANVNDASLGWREQDVVTDGDKPQDILANAPSKTADFFTVPKVVE
- the ruvX gene encoding Holliday junction resolvase RuvX, coding for MAICNLSDMPALLKPDQCLLGLDYGSVVIGVAIADPASRVASPLMGLVRRKFTQDREVLSQIITERNIGGLILGLPKNMDGTEGPMAQAVRTFASNLMRRAALPHPNMPIAFWDERFSTAAVTRAMIADDRSRKQRDETVDKAAAAYILQGALDALQSMKKESA
- a CDS encoding flavodoxin domain-containing protein, whose product is MNEPARFSLFYASRDGQAARVATFLAGHLTTMGHEAVAFDLGRDQPPVALWDDSTACFVIAPIRFGKHLPPVDDFIKRHKKTLNEQPLVLVSINLTARKKGKDTPEANPYLGRWVKKHGLRPFIATVFAGKLDYKLYSWWEKQAIRLIMKITGGPTNLDAAIDFTPWDKVESLAKRVALLAPPVQEEEVA
- a CDS encoding complex I NDUFA9 subunit family protein, translating into MTSARVAIVFGGSGFLGHTVVQALVAKGYTVRVPTRDLNKAQDLKVLGAVGQVIPFLASIRSDASVALAVEGCDVAINLIGPLCEKNKKGASLAPVETAARLARLAKSAGVKHFVHISSLGQDRRAASCFAQTKVRGEEAVRAFFPSAVIFRPSLMFGPRDRFFTRLALMARYWLFLPLLSGGVARFQPVYVGDVAAAIMVALSNPSAQGGTFDLVGPRTYSLRDLMLVTARVMNKKCILFPVPVWLARAVVKLLSLLPSPPLTREHIDLLLTDSLSRDGSALPQWGITPAPLEDILPTYLC
- a CDS encoding WD40 repeat domain-containing protein, translating into MTSSPPSSAAARHWKLDRPLWGLSPNRRGDWALGALGDGALVVVPSSDTGAPPRLIAGHQGVSLEIAADADDHAFLSGGDDGRLLLVDPQIDVPTLLAEHAGKWIDHVASSSEGLRAYAIGKMLYRLDDAAQEYAPPLTLPSSIGGLAFSPDGQLLAISHYGGVSVLSCKKPLKAPTLLPWKGSHLSLLWSPDGQFLLSSMQDGAVHGWLFQGGVPSPEEGREMHMQGYETKIASMRFTTGGKYLATSGAAQVVCWPFGGEGPWDKSPLMLGGAEARLVGHVAPHPVDPVVAAGYDDGMVILAPLDGRMEIMIHPPVAARGAGVVGMVWSGEGDGLVVGLENGHLLLFTHSSIAGFVRGRFGG